In a single window of the Phaeobacter sp. G2 genome:
- a CDS encoding chloride channel protein: MSKPHDHSLSAQFSRGISEMKDSWRVLLHRGPSQFRFWFIALLIGVSAGFAALLFRKGISALQAWVYGAEDVNYLHSFAADLPWYWLVLIATLGGLIVGIILDRFTPDGRVRSVADVIEGAALNEGRLEMKAGLASALASFLTLSTGGSSGREGPVVHLAGVISSWVSDKIRADGITGRDLLGCAVAAAVSASFNAPIAGALFALEVVLRHFAVHAFAPIVIASVAGTVINRLAYGDVTEFSMQTPGALQFYVELPAFLMLGVICGLVAVVLMRAIFFADHVGDVVHQGLRIPRWLRPAISGLLLGVIAIWYPHIIGVGYETTELALTGGLVLSQALIFVVVKTAAVAITMGGRMGGGVFSPSLMIGALTGLAFGLIATSVLPDVSGTHTLYAFAGMGAVAAAVLGAPISTTLIVFELTGDWQIGLAVMVAVSISTALASRLVDRSFFLTQLERRNIHCAAGPQAYLLALLRSDAVMRPLGDPRCASQEECEALHSQGLSLENGASLEAALPVFDRADAVFLPVVEVNDGAEVLLGAVYHVDALKAYNRALVAVAAEEHS; the protein is encoded by the coding sequence ATGTCCAAGCCGCACGACCACTCGCTGTCTGCTCAGTTTTCCAGAGGGATTTCTGAGATGAAGGACAGCTGGCGTGTTCTGCTGCACCGCGGCCCAAGCCAGTTTCGGTTCTGGTTTATTGCGCTGCTGATCGGCGTCAGCGCCGGTTTTGCGGCCTTGCTGTTCCGCAAGGGAATTTCCGCTCTGCAGGCCTGGGTCTATGGCGCTGAGGATGTCAATTATCTCCATAGTTTTGCAGCAGATCTTCCGTGGTACTGGCTGGTCTTGATTGCCACTTTGGGGGGGCTGATCGTCGGCATCATCCTGGATCGTTTCACCCCGGACGGACGGGTGCGGTCGGTGGCTGATGTTATCGAGGGGGCCGCCCTGAACGAGGGGCGGCTGGAAATGAAAGCGGGCCTTGCCTCGGCACTCGCCTCTTTCTTGACCCTCTCTACGGGGGGATCATCGGGGCGCGAAGGGCCGGTTGTGCACCTGGCCGGGGTGATCTCCAGCTGGGTGAGTGATAAAATCCGCGCTGATGGGATCACCGGGCGTGACCTGCTGGGCTGTGCTGTTGCGGCGGCGGTTTCCGCCAGCTTTAACGCGCCCATCGCCGGCGCGCTTTTTGCGCTGGAGGTGGTCTTGCGCCATTTTGCGGTGCATGCATTTGCCCCCATTGTGATTGCCTCGGTGGCGGGGACGGTCATCAACCGACTTGCCTATGGCGATGTGACTGAGTTTTCCATGCAGACCCCGGGTGCCTTGCAGTTTTATGTGGAGTTGCCCGCCTTTCTGATGCTTGGGGTGATTTGCGGTTTGGTTGCTGTTGTCCTGATGCGGGCGATCTTTTTTGCCGATCACGTCGGTGATGTTGTTCATCAGGGGCTGCGGATACCGCGCTGGCTGCGGCCGGCTATTTCCGGGCTTTTGCTCGGGGTGATCGCCATTTGGTACCCCCATATCATCGGGGTTGGTTATGAGACAACGGAGCTGGCGCTGACGGGGGGCTTGGTGCTGTCGCAGGCGCTTATTTTTGTGGTGGTCAAAACTGCCGCTGTCGCCATTACCATGGGTGGCCGTATGGGCGGCGGCGTGTTTTCCCCTTCCTTGATGATTGGGGCGCTGACTGGCCTGGCATTTGGGTTGATTGCCACCTCTGTACTGCCGGATGTATCTGGCACCCATACTCTCTACGCCTTTGCTGGTATGGGTGCGGTGGCCGCCGCCGTGTTGGGCGCGCCGATTTCGACAACCTTGATCGTGTTTGAGCTGACCGGCGACTGGCAGATCGGCCTTGCTGTCATGGTGGCGGTTTCGATCTCGACCGCCCTGGCGTCACGTTTGGTGGACCGCTCCTTCTTTCTGACCCAGCTAGAGCGGCGCAATATTCACTGTGCGGCGGGACCGCAGGCCTATCTTCTGGCGCTGCTCAGATCGGATGCGGTGATGCGCCCACTTGGTGACCCACGCTGCGCCTCCCAGGAAGAATGTGAGGCCTTGCACAGTCAGGGGCTCAGCCTGGAGAATGGCGCTTCGCTGGAGGCGGCGCTGCCGGTGTTTGACCGGGCTGATGCAGTGTTTTTGCCAGTGGTGGAGGTGAACGACGGCGCAGAGGTGCTGCTTGGGGCGGTTTACCACGTAGATGCGCTAAAGGCCTACAACCGTGCCTTGGTTGCCGTCGCGGCTGAGGAACACAGCTAA
- a CDS encoding DUF427 domain-containing protein, whose amino-acid sequence MNNIRIRKAAGTWVVRSGGAVLGETTRALELDEDGHAPVIYFPREDIAVAFLDPSDKTTHCPHKGDATYYSIVNKSSVTENMVWSYEAPKEELAEIKGYLAFHTSDSVKVEQI is encoded by the coding sequence ATGAACAATATCCGCATCCGCAAGGCAGCTGGCACCTGGGTCGTTCGCTCAGGCGGCGCCGTATTGGGCGAAACCACACGCGCGCTGGAACTGGACGAGGACGGTCATGCGCCGGTGATTTACTTCCCCCGCGAAGACATCGCTGTAGCCTTTCTGGATCCCAGCGACAAAACAACCCACTGCCCGCACAAGGGCGATGCGACCTATTATTCAATCGTCAACAAGTCATCCGTGACCGAGAACATGGTCTGGAGCTATGAAGCGCCAAAGGAAGAGCTGGCCGAAATCAAAGGCTATCTTGCCTTTCACACCAGCGACTCTGTGAAAGTGGAGCAGATCTAA